A single genomic interval of Rosistilla ulvae harbors:
- a CDS encoding IS4 family transposase, which yields MKSQGESMQPTSIAYEFQDIQLGDKRLNDRAEALLASLAANPSASINEACSGWDETKAAYRLFDNPNVDPEAILGAHAEKTLQRIKAQDTVCIAQDTTELDYTAHPPEGVRNLDRLGRRGLYDHSHIAFTPEKLCLGVVGVKFYDRDKEALGTSKKREGQPLHTGEGQRWLDGYRKACEIAGKCPETQIVSLADREGDIYDIFVEADQHETPAQFVIRSQRKRSLPEKDPDGGPAAYKKMRAEIASAQPVAYREVQLPQTPERTKGSGNKQHPGREARTAKLEIRAKRMTLRAPHNKQSSMPPVEISVVWVSEIDGPGDGTEVDWLLLSSLPVDTIAQTLRIVDLYVARWPIEVFFRVFKTGCRVEEIQLEARDRLIRALMFYKVIAWRIMFVTFLGRECPELPCDVVFSEAEWKSVWKVVKKTAPPKQAPELSQFIPVLATLGGYNHREGDGPPGAEVIWRGTRRMLDFALCWQAFGPDQ from the coding sequence ATGAAATCTCAAGGTGAAAGCATGCAACCGACCAGTATCGCATACGAATTTCAAGATATTCAACTTGGAGACAAACGTCTCAACGATCGAGCCGAAGCGTTGCTCGCCTCGCTGGCGGCCAACCCTTCGGCCAGTATCAACGAAGCTTGCAGTGGCTGGGACGAAACCAAAGCCGCCTACCGTCTATTCGATAACCCCAACGTCGATCCCGAAGCCATTCTCGGGGCTCACGCTGAAAAGACACTCCAACGAATCAAAGCCCAAGACACCGTTTGCATCGCACAAGATACCACCGAACTGGACTACACCGCGCATCCGCCCGAAGGCGTCCGCAATCTCGATCGCTTAGGCCGCCGTGGACTTTACGATCATTCCCACATCGCCTTCACGCCGGAGAAACTTTGTCTCGGGGTGGTCGGTGTTAAGTTCTACGATCGCGACAAAGAAGCGCTCGGCACCAGCAAGAAGCGAGAAGGCCAACCCCTACACACCGGCGAAGGGCAACGATGGCTCGATGGTTACCGCAAGGCCTGCGAGATCGCCGGAAAATGTCCTGAAACTCAGATCGTTTCGCTGGCCGATCGCGAAGGAGACATCTACGACATTTTCGTCGAAGCCGATCAGCATGAAACACCGGCTCAGTTCGTCATTCGCTCGCAGCGAAAACGCTCGTTGCCGGAGAAAGACCCCGATGGCGGGCCTGCGGCTTATAAGAAAATGCGTGCCGAAATCGCATCCGCCCAGCCGGTCGCTTACCGCGAAGTCCAGCTTCCCCAAACGCCCGAGCGAACCAAAGGATCAGGAAACAAACAACACCCCGGCCGTGAAGCACGCACTGCGAAGTTAGAAATTCGAGCGAAGCGGATGACTCTTCGTGCGCCACACAACAAGCAGTCTTCGATGCCGCCGGTCGAGATCAGTGTCGTTTGGGTGAGCGAGATCGATGGCCCAGGCGACGGAACCGAAGTCGACTGGCTATTACTGAGTTCTCTGCCGGTCGACACGATTGCCCAGACGCTGCGGATTGTGGATTTGTATGTGGCTCGTTGGCCAATCGAAGTATTCTTTCGAGTTTTCAAAACTGGCTGCCGGGTCGAAGAGATTCAACTCGAAGCGAGAGACCGACTGATCCGCGCGTTGATGTTTTACAAAGTGATCGCATGGCGGATCATGTTTGTGACCTTCTTAGGCCGCGAGTGTCCAGAGCTTCCCTGTGATGTCGTCTTCAGCGAAGCGGAATGGAAGTCGGTCTGGAAAGTGGTGAAAAAGACGGCTCCCCCAAAGCAAGCTCCTGAGCTGTCACAATTCATCCCGGTCCTTGCGACCCTTGGCGGCTACAATCACCGCGAAGGCGACGGTCCGCCGGGAGCCGAAGTGATCTGGCGAGGCACGCGGCGAATGCTCGACTTCGCCCTCTGCTGGCAAGCCTTCGGACCAGACCAATGA
- a CDS encoding glycosyltransferase family 4 protein, with translation MPYANWNTMSKTSGIPYRNLILVVRADPIICGHSTEARNLAEAARAAGIENVHIVSYPLDVLAESGLPLKPLDSVAPYSPGIFVDRPEPVGDYKVLDGRLGYAIAGHLIDLVNRLPGRTAIMNLYLVPHGQMVMQSVETLRGMGTREAPATIAEAVGSDVTNVVANALSTGQLGAAAIVLQNYLAHDLPVAVSEYTRKLIIEAGQQVDERLKTTFAYQLESRVRISYPAIDTSVYLSVAEQADENASVLAGRGLSSDGFLLFLSRLSKAKGVDDLIHAYRASQLYGNKVLAICGTGPDADRLIELAAGDPNIRFFDDVGDEEKLALMHSCYAYCLPSKPRPEFTETFGIAIAEAMLSGGLGPVITTRTGGIPEATGDHCLYHAAGDVADLTSKLNLVASMSDWDRGGLSRAAQQYARRFDRAVILDRLLSAPAIRAVA, from the coding sequence ATGCCTTACGCAAACTGGAATACGATGTCGAAAACAAGCGGTATTCCATATCGTAATCTGATCCTCGTTGTTCGCGCCGATCCGATTATCTGCGGACACTCGACCGAAGCTCGCAATCTTGCCGAAGCCGCTCGCGCCGCGGGGATCGAAAACGTCCATATCGTCAGCTACCCGTTGGATGTCTTGGCCGAATCGGGACTGCCGCTGAAGCCCCTGGATTCAGTCGCTCCCTACTCGCCGGGGATCTTCGTCGATCGTCCCGAACCGGTGGGAGACTACAAAGTTCTCGACGGTCGACTCGGCTATGCGATCGCAGGTCACTTGATCGATCTTGTGAATCGATTGCCTGGACGCACCGCGATCATGAATTTATACCTCGTGCCGCATGGCCAGATGGTGATGCAAAGTGTGGAAACGCTTCGCGGCATGGGAACGCGAGAAGCTCCCGCGACGATCGCCGAAGCTGTCGGTTCGGATGTAACGAACGTTGTCGCAAACGCTCTCTCCACTGGACAGCTTGGCGCCGCCGCGATCGTCCTACAAAACTACCTTGCCCACGATCTGCCGGTTGCCGTCAGCGAATACACGCGGAAGTTGATCATCGAAGCGGGCCAACAGGTCGACGAGCGACTGAAGACAACGTTCGCCTACCAACTGGAATCGCGGGTCCGGATCAGCTATCCCGCAATCGATACCAGCGTCTACTTGAGTGTCGCTGAGCAAGCGGATGAAAACGCCAGCGTGCTCGCAGGTCGCGGTCTCTCGTCCGATGGATTTCTACTGTTCCTCAGTCGCCTGAGCAAAGCAAAGGGTGTGGACGATCTGATTCACGCCTATCGGGCCAGTCAACTTTATGGCAATAAGGTGTTAGCGATCTGTGGCACCGGCCCCGATGCCGACCGTTTGATCGAACTCGCCGCTGGCGATCCCAACATTCGCTTCTTCGATGACGTTGGAGACGAAGAAAAGTTGGCGCTGATGCACAGCTGTTATGCTTATTGCCTGCCGAGTAAACCGCGTCCCGAATTCACCGAGACGTTTGGGATCGCAATTGCCGAGGCGATGCTGTCGGGAGGGCTGGGACCGGTGATCACGACGCGAACCGGCGGGATCCCCGAAGCGACGGGGGACCACTGCCTGTATCATGCTGCCGGCGACGTTGCCGATCTGACGTCCAAGTTGAACTTGGTGGCGTCGATGTCCGACTGGGATCGTGGCGGTTTGTCGCGAGCGGCGCAGCAATACGCTCGGCGTTTCGACCGCGCCGTGATCCTCGATCGGTTGCTTTCCGCACCGGCGATTCGCGCGGTTGCGTAA
- a CDS encoding AAA family ATPase translates to MTLGLTLGKYAPLHRGHQMVIERAIAENDHVIVVIYDAPEVTSVPLGTRAAWIETLYPSVEVVLATDGPTMVGDAPEITALHDAYLCRLLTGRDVTRFYSSEFYGRHVSQALGAIDCRVDEARTRIPISGTAIREAPYRYRSFLAPIVYRDLIEKVVFLGAPSTGKTTIARELAELLKTKWVPEFGREYWETHQIDRRLTLGQLAEIAVGHRQREDDVILDADRYLFVDTDATTTYQFSLDYHGTADPTVEQLADECSRRYQLCFLCDTDIPYDDTWDRSGEMHRNDFQAKIEADLIRRNIRFVKLSGSRPQRVSQVIEHLRALDS, encoded by the coding sequence ATGACATTGGGCTTAACGTTAGGTAAATATGCACCGTTGCATCGGGGGCACCAAATGGTCATCGAGCGAGCGATTGCCGAGAATGATCACGTGATCGTGGTGATCTACGACGCTCCGGAAGTCACGTCGGTCCCCTTAGGAACGCGAGCCGCTTGGATTGAGACGTTGTACCCGAGCGTCGAGGTCGTGCTGGCCACCGATGGCCCGACCATGGTTGGGGATGCTCCCGAAATCACCGCCCTTCACGACGCCTACTTGTGCCGGTTGCTCACCGGACGGGACGTTACGCGTTTCTACAGTAGCGAATTTTATGGCAGGCATGTGAGTCAAGCGTTGGGAGCGATCGACTGTCGCGTGGATGAAGCCCGAACACGGATCCCAATTTCGGGGACCGCGATTCGCGAAGCCCCCTATCGGTACCGCAGTTTCCTGGCTCCGATCGTTTATCGCGACCTTATTGAGAAGGTTGTCTTTCTCGGTGCCCCTTCGACGGGCAAGACAACAATCGCTCGCGAACTGGCCGAGCTTTTGAAAACGAAGTGGGTGCCGGAATTTGGTCGCGAGTACTGGGAAACACATCAAATCGACCGGCGCTTAACACTAGGGCAATTGGCTGAAATCGCAGTCGGGCATCGTCAACGCGAAGACGATGTGATCTTGGATGCCGACCGCTATCTGTTTGTCGATACCGACGCAACGACCACGTATCAATTCTCTCTGGATTACCACGGCACAGCAGATCCGACGGTTGAACAGTTGGCTGACGAATGTTCCCGTCGATACCAACTCTGCTTTCTTTGCGACACCGACATCCCCTACGATGACACTTGGGATCGAAGCGGTGAGATGCACCGCAACGATTTTCAAGCGAAGATCGAAGCGGATCTGATTCGCCGCAACATCCGTTTCGTTAAGCTTTCGGGTTCGCGACCGCAGCGTGTCAGCCAAGTCATTGAGCATCTACGGGCATTGGATTCATGA
- a CDS encoding ADP-ribosylglycohydrolase family protein — MQREAIVGCILGTAVGDAMGLPYEGIAPDRASRLLGPPDRYRFCFGRGMISDDTEHTCMVAQSLIEAGGDVDLFVERFATRLKWWILALPAGVGMATARSAIKLWLGVKPTSAGVFSAGNGPAMRAAIFGVAIPDVSQMLEMIRASTRMTHTDPKAEFGAIAVALAARHSGAHVAIDSNRWFEQVRDTLGNEATELIALLRRAIESVKAGESTRRFADALGLTRGVTGYIDHTVPVAIHAWLSHPNDFRGAVTSIIECGGDADTTAAIVGGIVGSGVRRDGIPIAWIEGIAEYPRSIAWMQKVAETLATVDFAKAPQQCGAVSRFTTKAPTVKPIAVLLRNLLFLQIVLYHGFRRLAPPY; from the coding sequence TTGCAACGCGAAGCCATCGTCGGGTGCATCTTGGGAACCGCCGTCGGCGATGCGATGGGCTTACCCTACGAAGGCATCGCTCCCGATAGAGCTTCCCGCTTACTCGGTCCGCCCGACCGATATCGGTTCTGTTTCGGACGCGGGATGATTTCCGACGATACCGAACACACCTGCATGGTCGCGCAATCGTTGATTGAAGCGGGAGGCGATGTTGATCTCTTCGTCGAGCGATTCGCAACGCGGTTGAAGTGGTGGATCTTGGCGTTGCCCGCGGGAGTCGGAATGGCGACTGCACGTTCGGCGATCAAGTTATGGTTGGGGGTGAAGCCAACTTCCGCCGGTGTCTTTTCCGCCGGGAACGGTCCGGCGATGCGGGCAGCGATCTTTGGCGTGGCGATCCCAGACGTTTCTCAAATGCTCGAGATGATCCGAGCCTCGACTCGAATGACACACACCGATCCCAAAGCAGAATTTGGTGCAATCGCGGTGGCGCTCGCTGCCCGACACTCAGGAGCACATGTCGCCATCGATTCCAACCGTTGGTTCGAACAAGTTCGCGATACGCTTGGTAACGAGGCAACGGAGTTGATCGCTCTACTTCGCCGAGCCATCGAAAGCGTGAAGGCTGGTGAGTCGACGCGGCGTTTTGCAGACGCTCTCGGACTCACTCGCGGCGTCACCGGCTACATCGACCACACGGTTCCGGTGGCGATTCATGCCTGGTTGTCGCATCCGAATGACTTTCGCGGCGCAGTTACGAGCATCATCGAATGTGGGGGAGACGCGGACACGACAGCCGCGATCGTCGGTGGAATTGTAGGTTCGGGAGTCCGTCGCGACGGCATTCCGATTGCGTGGATCGAGGGAATTGCAGAGTATCCGCGGAGTATCGCATGGATGCAGAAGGTGGCCGAGACACTCGCCACTGTCGATTTTGCTAAAGCCCCTCAGCAGTGCGGAGCGGTGTCACGCTTCACGACCAAGGCTCCGACAGTTAAGCCAATCGCGGTTCTGCTCCGTAATCTGCTGTTCCTGCAAATCGTCCTCTACCACGGCTTCCGCCGCCTCGCCCCGCCCTACTAA
- the pnuC gene encoding nicotinamide riboside transporter PnuC, whose protein sequence is MNLIELTATGFGFLCVLLTIRRSVWCWPTGLIQVLLFIIIFYDAKLYSDLVLHVIYVGLQFYGWYCWTRDDAGDDNLIVKSLPMSWLVGWIAVTVIGTVSVGWAMARWTDASLPYPDAFTTVASLIAQLLLARRYFQNWGFWICVDCVAIWVYYTKDLHATAVLYTAFLILATIGFLTWNKQRRKQEIEAIAA, encoded by the coding sequence ATGAACTTGATCGAACTTACCGCGACCGGATTCGGTTTCCTGTGCGTCCTGCTAACGATTCGTCGCAGCGTTTGGTGTTGGCCGACCGGCTTGATTCAGGTCCTGCTGTTCATCATCATTTTTTACGATGCGAAACTCTATTCGGATTTGGTGCTGCATGTGATTTACGTCGGACTGCAGTTTTATGGTTGGTACTGCTGGACTCGTGATGATGCGGGGGATGATAACCTGATCGTAAAATCGCTTCCGATGTCGTGGCTTGTGGGTTGGATCGCCGTCACGGTTATTGGAACCGTTTCCGTTGGCTGGGCAATGGCGAGATGGACAGATGCCTCGCTCCCCTATCCCGACGCATTTACAACGGTGGCCAGTCTTATCGCTCAGCTATTGCTGGCTCGACGGTATTTTCAAAATTGGGGATTCTGGATCTGCGTCGATTGCGTTGCGATCTGGGTCTACTATACGAAAGACCTCCACGCGACCGCAGTGCTCTACACTGCGTTTCTGATTCTCGCCACCATCGGCTTCCTAACTTGGAACAAGCAGCGACGGAAACAGGAAATCGAGGCGATCGCAGCATGA
- a CDS encoding LamG domain-containing protein, producing MTVRQKLFPAILCVSSFCTASALADPPGPVGHWKLSGDVADHSEHENHGTNRGVDLKASGRDGKAETAGGFDGRKSYVEVADSPSLDFSGNDFSIGMWVNTAAELDDVLGDLVSKYDPVSRRGFNFSIQNYSGVTSSQANDRHLHFGIDNGSSVDQWTDHGQLGNAVMIFGMAVYQGQLFAGTCEAGPTQSGRVFRYDGKTWTDCGSPDKCNAVSAFAVYDGKLYAGVSKYRLGGSSLEESENPNLGGKVYRYDGDDRWTYCGTLPETEAINGLVVYRGKLYAGSLYAPAGFFRYEGGTEWTSCGTPDGKRVESLTVYNGAIFASGYDEGAVYRYDGERWEHLGILEGANQTYGFATHRGDLYVSEWPNAKVFRWGGGKNWLSAGQLGEELETMPLMVYNGKMYGGTLPLAEVYRFDEPNWTQVGRLDHTPDIRYRRTWTMAVFQGRLFAGTLPSGRVHSIEIGRNVSYDHALPSGWVHLAAVRDGKQLRLHVNGKQVATSAVYEENDYNISNDRPLQIGFGAHDYFNGKMSDLRVYNRALTHEEIEQLAKTESP from the coding sequence ATGACTGTGCGACAGAAACTGTTTCCGGCGATCCTCTGCGTGAGCAGCTTTTGTACAGCCTCTGCGTTGGCTGATCCGCCGGGACCTGTCGGACACTGGAAACTGTCGGGCGATGTTGCTGATCACTCCGAGCATGAGAACCACGGAACAAATCGTGGCGTCGATCTCAAGGCCTCCGGGCGCGATGGCAAAGCGGAGACGGCGGGCGGTTTTGATGGCCGCAAAAGTTATGTCGAAGTCGCTGACAGCCCGTCGCTCGATTTTTCAGGGAACGATTTTTCAATCGGCATGTGGGTGAATACCGCCGCGGAATTAGATGACGTGCTAGGCGATCTTGTCAGTAAATATGATCCGGTCAGCCGACGTGGGTTCAACTTCAGCATCCAGAACTACTCGGGCGTCACTTCGTCGCAAGCAAACGATCGCCATCTGCACTTCGGCATCGACAACGGATCGTCTGTTGACCAGTGGACCGATCATGGGCAGCTCGGCAACGCGGTGATGATCTTTGGAATGGCGGTCTACCAGGGACAGTTGTTTGCGGGAACATGCGAAGCTGGCCCGACGCAATCGGGACGCGTGTTTCGCTACGACGGGAAAACATGGACCGATTGTGGAAGTCCCGACAAATGCAACGCGGTCTCGGCGTTCGCTGTCTACGACGGCAAGCTGTACGCCGGTGTCAGCAAGTATCGCTTGGGCGGATCGTCGTTGGAAGAATCGGAGAACCCCAATCTCGGCGGTAAAGTTTATCGCTACGATGGCGATGACCGTTGGACCTATTGCGGCACGTTGCCCGAGACCGAAGCGATCAACGGCTTGGTTGTCTATCGCGGAAAGCTGTACGCCGGTTCGCTGTACGCTCCCGCTGGCTTCTTTCGCTACGAAGGTGGAACCGAGTGGACGTCGTGCGGCACGCCCGACGGTAAGCGGGTCGAATCGCTGACGGTCTACAACGGTGCGATCTTCGCCAGCGGATACGACGAAGGAGCCGTCTATCGTTACGATGGCGAGCGGTGGGAACACCTGGGCATCTTAGAAGGTGCCAATCAAACGTATGGCTTCGCAACGCACCGTGGCGATTTGTATGTCAGCGAGTGGCCTAACGCGAAAGTCTTCCGATGGGGCGGCGGCAAGAACTGGCTTTCCGCGGGGCAGTTGGGCGAAGAGTTGGAGACGATGCCGTTGATGGTCTACAACGGCAAGATGTATGGCGGCACCTTGCCTCTGGCCGAAGTCTATCGCTTCGACGAACCAAATTGGACGCAAGTCGGACGCCTGGATCACACACCCGATATCCGCTACCGCCGCACGTGGACGATGGCCGTATTCCAGGGGCGGTTGTTCGCCGGGACGTTGCCTTCGGGGCGTGTACATTCCATCGAGATCGGCCGCAACGTCAGCTACGATCATGCCTTGCCAAGCGGTTGGGTGCATTTGGCCGCGGTACGCGACGGGAAGCAATTGCGGCTGCATGTCAACGGCAAGCAAGTCGCAACGTCGGCTGTTTATGAAGAGAACGATTACAACATTTCAAACGACCGCCCGCTTCAGATCGGCTTCGGCGCGCACGATTACTTCAACGGCAAGATGAGCGATCTTCGAGTCTACAATCGTGCGTTGACGCATGAGGAAATCGAGCAGCTTGCTAAAACAGAATCGCCATAA
- a CDS encoding GH92 family glycosyl hydrolase yields the protein MLEENREAERSTYEPARPRDCVNPFIGTEPVDLPPPTGLAAKWWWPKPQVGNTHPGACRPMGTVSATAYTGGYPTGYGRYGKSLEGKPVPFIDRMLVSGFTHFQPSGVGAIRKYYNYCRVTPLTAEIGGLGALGTAWEVLDEQASPGYYACRLDKSGIRAEITVTPRGAVHRYTFPKSERASLAVDFSHGGIHIEDGRTIPLRAEFRLLGTRTAEACVTMEGLPIRAAVEVHGFGPADFESSLWVAGEPLTGEREKSYDYIRESNYQPFGVVFSGPTEEGQVVEVHVAFSFRSRQQAWRSLSGGARDFDSARTVTESCWDDKLGRIDVSGGTETERRVFYSALYHSLIKPCEANDESPFWPWDGPFYFDFSTMWDMYKTQLPLVLSLFPQHGADLINSMLTVVEMEGNFPIGYRLARGYDRFAHQASALAHVVIADAFNRGLEGIDWDRAVTMMWKDAGRAYGEAFLQDGVVHPITHTLDLAYGCYCTAQVAQSIGDDATATKMMRLAGRWSNAYDDNGLLRESTYYEGTLWNYSFRLLHDMAGRIALHGGDEKFVADLDRFFGFGAPDVSIPGRQPSAEEMAEGYALGRFEGLNNEPDMEVPYAYVYAGRHDRTCEIVRAGMAQMYGDSPGGMVGNDDSGAMSSWYVWNAIGLFPVAGQNVYLIGSPIFTRSQLRLGNGSIFTIEAPETSAERKYVASATLNGKPLQRPYLRWQDIAAGATLHLEMTAKRTAWTTKRPPSVSVNEC from the coding sequence ATGCTTGAAGAGAATCGCGAGGCGGAGCGATCGACGTATGAGCCCGCGCGGCCACGCGATTGCGTGAATCCCTTCATCGGTACCGAGCCGGTGGATCTTCCTCCGCCGACAGGTTTGGCGGCGAAGTGGTGGTGGCCCAAACCACAAGTCGGCAATACGCATCCGGGGGCTTGTCGGCCGATGGGGACCGTCAGCGCGACGGCCTACACCGGCGGTTATCCGACCGGGTATGGCCGCTATGGGAAATCGCTCGAAGGCAAGCCGGTGCCGTTTATCGATCGGATGCTCGTCTCCGGCTTCACCCATTTCCAGCCCTCCGGTGTCGGCGCGATTCGCAAGTACTACAACTACTGTCGCGTCACGCCGCTGACAGCGGAAATCGGTGGGCTCGGTGCGTTGGGAACGGCTTGGGAAGTGTTGGATGAACAGGCATCGCCCGGTTACTACGCATGCCGCTTGGACAAGTCAGGGATCCGGGCGGAGATCACCGTAACGCCGCGCGGCGCCGTTCATCGCTATACCTTTCCCAAGTCGGAACGTGCGTCTTTGGCGGTCGATTTTTCGCACGGCGGAATTCATATCGAAGATGGCAGAACGATTCCTCTGCGCGCCGAATTTCGGTTGCTCGGCACGCGGACCGCTGAAGCTTGCGTGACGATGGAAGGGCTGCCGATTCGGGCCGCCGTGGAGGTGCATGGCTTTGGTCCCGCCGATTTTGAGTCGAGCCTTTGGGTGGCGGGGGAACCGTTGACCGGCGAGCGTGAAAAGTCGTACGACTACATTCGCGAATCGAACTATCAACCCTTTGGAGTCGTTTTCAGCGGTCCAACCGAAGAGGGACAAGTTGTCGAAGTTCACGTCGCCTTCTCCTTCCGCAGTCGACAACAAGCGTGGCGAAGTCTGTCCGGTGGAGCACGCGATTTCGACTCCGCTCGGACCGTGACGGAGTCGTGTTGGGACGACAAGCTCGGTCGAATCGACGTCAGCGGCGGTACCGAAACCGAACGTCGCGTCTTCTATTCGGCTCTTTATCACAGCTTGATCAAGCCGTGCGAAGCGAATGACGAATCGCCGTTTTGGCCCTGGGACGGTCCCTTCTATTTCGACTTCAGCACGATGTGGGACATGTACAAGACACAGCTGCCGCTGGTCCTGTCACTCTTCCCGCAACACGGTGCCGATTTGATCAACTCGATGCTGACAGTCGTCGAAATGGAAGGCAATTTCCCGATCGGTTATCGACTCGCACGCGGGTACGACCGTTTCGCCCATCAGGCCAGTGCGCTGGCGCATGTCGTGATCGCCGACGCCTTCAACCGCGGTTTGGAGGGAATCGATTGGGACCGTGCCGTGACGATGATGTGGAAAGATGCTGGCCGCGCGTATGGAGAAGCCTTTTTGCAAGACGGAGTCGTCCATCCGATCACGCATACGCTCGACTTGGCTTACGGTTGTTACTGCACCGCGCAAGTTGCTCAAAGCATTGGCGACGACGCGACAGCGACGAAGATGATGCGGCTGGCGGGCCGCTGGTCCAACGCTTATGACGACAATGGGCTGCTGCGTGAATCGACTTATTACGAGGGGACGCTCTGGAACTACAGTTTCCGTTTGTTGCACGACATGGCGGGGCGGATCGCGTTGCATGGTGGGGACGAAAAATTCGTCGCCGATCTCGATCGGTTCTTCGGATTCGGGGCTCCTGACGTTTCGATCCCCGGTCGCCAACCGTCGGCCGAAGAGATGGCCGAAGGTTACGCGTTGGGGCGATTTGAAGGTTTGAACAACGAACCGGATATGGAAGTTCCGTACGCCTACGTCTATGCCGGTCGTCACGATCGGACCTGCGAGATCGTTCGTGCGGGGATGGCTCAAATGTACGGTGACAGTCCCGGTGGGATGGTTGGGAATGACGATTCGGGAGCGATGAGTTCCTGGTATGTCTGGAACGCGATTGGCCTGTTTCCCGTCGCCGGCCAGAACGTCTACCTGATCGGGTCGCCAATCTTTACACGCAGCCAATTGCGGCTAGGGAACGGCAGCATCTTCACGATCGAAGCACCGGAAACGTCGGCGGAGCGTAAATACGTCGCCTCAGCCACACTCAACGGCAAACCGCTACAGCGTCCCTACCTTCGCTGGCAAGACATCGCCGCAGGCGCGACCCTGCATCTGGAAATGACCGCCAAACGGACCGCCTGGACCACCAAGCGCCCGCCGTCGGTAAGCGTTAACGAATGCTGA
- a CDS encoding M15 family metallopeptidase, which produces MKTISAVPSRRDYWAQQMQLGYDLIQQVIPFEVHECGEGFASLPDAAERAGIEMQFSESKIAGELERVFFIREGLVNKLMDIGRAMNDRGWILKIEDGYRSQDMQSQLVRKPELFDAILKKCIWENDGQLPPTELVFRRATVLIANIPKIGTHMSGSAVDISVFRRDDGSEVWRGNPYLEMSERTPMRSPFIEADDLQNRLEITALMEAHGFMHFPFEFWHYNQGDAMGNILSGHPAPARYGPVHWDPQTNRVTPYDEPLRPLNPLDAIEQEIAAATQRATTSI; this is translated from the coding sequence TTGAAGACAATTTCGGCCGTCCCTTCGCGACGTGACTATTGGGCTCAGCAAATGCAGCTGGGCTACGACCTGATCCAACAGGTCATCCCCTTCGAGGTTCACGAATGTGGCGAGGGCTTCGCGTCGCTGCCCGATGCGGCGGAACGAGCGGGTATCGAGATGCAGTTCTCTGAATCGAAGATCGCTGGCGAACTCGAGCGAGTCTTTTTCATCCGCGAAGGGTTGGTCAACAAACTGATGGACATCGGTCGTGCGATGAACGATCGCGGCTGGATTTTGAAGATCGAAGATGGCTATCGATCGCAGGATATGCAGAGTCAGTTGGTCCGCAAGCCGGAGTTGTTTGATGCGATCCTGAAGAAGTGCATCTGGGAAAACGACGGCCAGCTGCCTCCGACGGAACTTGTCTTTCGCCGGGCGACGGTCTTGATCGCGAACATTCCGAAAATCGGGACGCACATGTCGGGATCGGCTGTCGATATCTCAGTTTTCCGCCGCGACGACGGCAGCGAGGTCTGGCGTGGCAATCCTTACCTGGAGATGAGCGAGCGAACGCCGATGCGGTCGCCGTTTATCGAAGCCGATGATCTGCAGAACCGATTGGAGATCACCGCGCTCATGGAAGCCCACGGCTTCATGCACTTCCCGTTCGAGTTCTGGCACTACAACCAAGGCGATGCGATGGGAAACATCCTCAGTGGTCACCCCGCTCCCGCTCGCTACGGACCAGTTCATTGGGATCCGCAAACCAATCGAGTCACTCCGTACGACGAACCACTTCGTCCCCTGAATCCTCTCGACGCGATCGAGCAAGAGATCGCCGCAGCAACGCAACGTGCGACGACATCGATCTAA